In Chitinophaga oryzae, the sequence AATATTTTAGCCGCCCAGTAATAATTGGATGGATACATGGGCGCAGCCGCAATGCCGGCTTCAAAATATGCCAGCGCCTTGTTAAAGTCTTCCTTCATGACCTCCACCACGCCCCGCTCCAGGTACAGATTGCCCGATGCAGGAAATAACTTCAGCCCCTTCTCATACGTTTCGATGGCTTTCTCCTTTTGCCCCGCCATATCGTAGCTGTTGCCCAGCAACTGGTACACCCTGTCGTTGGCATCATCGCGTCGGGTCAGCTTTCTCAGGATGTCCACACTTTTCCCGTAATCTTTCATCAGGTAGCGGGCATACGCCATCTCATACGGATAATCGAGGCTTTTAGGGTCCAGTTTGGCAGCCTCTTCCAGCAGGGGGATGGATTTGTCCGGTTCTCCTCCATCCATCAGTTTGATGGCGGCAATAGCCTTTTCACGGGCCAGGAGACTGTCTTGTTGGGCATATGCACCACCGGATACCAGCAGAAGCGCCAGCGGGAGTTGCAGCAGGGATAAACGCATAAATACAGTATTATTAAGGAAATACTTCACATGTAATTTAGTTGAATTTTATTATATTTGCCGATTGATTATGCCAGAAATTTCTAAACTACCGGAGGAAATATGTCTTTAGCTCCTATTGCGTTGTTTGTGTTCAACAGGGCCGACAAAGCGCAAAAGACCATCGAATACCTGCTGCAGAATCCGGAAGCCGCCGCGTCTGACCTCTACATCTTCAGCGACGGGCCGCGCCACGGGCAAGATGTTCCGCGCGTGCAGGAAGTAAGGGACTACCTCCGTACCGTAACCGGCTTCGGAAGTATCTCCATCATCGAACAACCGGTCAACCTGGGGCTGTCTAAAAGCATTATTTCCGGCGTTACCATGGTGGTCAATAAACATGGTAAAATTATCCAGATAGAAGATGATATCCTGGTATCCCCTCATTGCCTTCGCTTTCTGAACGATGCGCTGGACTATTACGAACAGGAACCCAAAGTAGCCTGTATCTGCGCCCTGCTGTATCCCCTTCGGAAACCGGTGCCGCCCACTTTCTTTATCCGGGGCGCCGATTGCTCCATCTGGGCCACCTGGAAAAGAGCATGGGACCATTTCGAGGCAGACGGGCAAAAATTGCTCGACGAGGTAATACGGCGTAAACTGACCTTTCAGTTCGACTTCGACGATACTTTCTCCTACACCAACATGCTGAAAGACCAGATCGAAGGCCGCAACGATTCGTGGGCCGTTAGATGGTACGCCTCCGCTTTCCTGAAAGATCAGTATACCCTCTACCCCGGTCAATCGCTCGCAAGAGACAACGGCATGGACAACTCCGGCACCCATTGTACCGACACCAGCGACTACGACGTGTCCGTGAGCCAGGAACCGGTGACCGTCGGCAATATCCCGGTTAAACAAAGCAGGCAGGGCTACAGCGCCTTCAAGGATTTTTTCCTCGGCCTGCATAAGTACCCGTATTTCAAACGTAAACGGAAACGCTTCAAACGCTGGCTGAGATACCTGCTGACCGGCGCCTGACCTTTTCTGATATTGAACAAACAAGCATGCTTAATTTTTGCACTCTCTTCAACTCATTATACCTGACACGCGGGCTGGCGATGTACGAATCCCTGGAGCAGCAATGCCCGGACTTCCACCTTTATATCTTCGCCTTCGATGACCTGTGCCAACAAACCCTTACGGCACTGCGGCTGCCCAAAGCGACCGTTATTTCCCTGGCCGAATTTGAAGACGAACGGCTGCTAACGATAAAGCCTACACGCACACCGGGAGAATATTGCTGGACCTGCACGCCGGCTACCATCGAGTATTGCCTGGAGCGTTACCGGCTTCCCTCCTGCACCTATATCGATGCAGACCTGCTGTTCTTCGACGACCCGGCTATCCTGATAAAGGAAATGGGCAATAAGTCTGTGCTGATCACCGATCACCGCTATACGCCGGTATACGACCAAACCGCCCTGAGCGGCAGATACTGTGTACAGTTCATGTTCTTCCGGAATGATGAAAACGGCAGGCGGGTGCTGACAGACTGGAAAGAATCCTGCTTCGCCTGGTGTTAC encodes:
- a CDS encoding glycosyl transferase, with protein sequence MLNFCTLFNSLYLTRGLAMYESLEQQCPDFHLYIFAFDDLCQQTLTALRLPKATVISLAEFEDERLLTIKPTRTPGEYCWTCTPATIEYCLERYRLPSCTYIDADLLFFDDPAILIKEMGNKSVLITDHRYTPVYDQTALSGRYCVQFMFFRNDENGRRVLTDWKESCFAWCYKRFEDGKFGDQKYLDYWMDRFEGVHELQHLGGGVAPWNIQQYTFSQQGQHITGTEIATGKQFGLVFYHYQDYKYCYPKGCFLGQYPITDEQLKIIYKPYIHALAKADRQLKAAGLQGTFHEMMEIPRYRRSFGTKLKYYFKGRVGEFFRRSYITG
- a CDS encoding glycosyltransferase family 2 protein — translated: MSLAPIALFVFNRADKAQKTIEYLLQNPEAAASDLYIFSDGPRHGQDVPRVQEVRDYLRTVTGFGSISIIEQPVNLGLSKSIISGVTMVVNKHGKIIQIEDDILVSPHCLRFLNDALDYYEQEPKVACICALLYPLRKPVPPTFFIRGADCSIWATWKRAWDHFEADGQKLLDEVIRRKLTFQFDFDDTFSYTNMLKDQIEGRNDSWAVRWYASAFLKDQYTLYPGQSLARDNGMDNSGTHCTDTSDYDVSVSQEPVTVGNIPVKQSRQGYSAFKDFFLGLHKYPYFKRKRKRFKRWLRYLLTGA